From the genome of Leptodactylus fuscus isolate aLepFus1 chromosome 1, aLepFus1.hap2, whole genome shotgun sequence, one region includes:
- the C1H14orf119 gene encoding uncharacterized protein C14orf119 homolog, whose amino-acid sequence MTEEAIPISYVPTQEIRCVLHWFSEWTEQQRNRFLQDLLCKAVPGKLCLLLEGLGSLQLSAPPPSLFQCQMRLWDQWFQSWDEDERNEFLRQLEQQDPTFVAQFYKEVAGTAGKA is encoded by the coding sequence ATGACTGAGGAGGCCATTCCTATCTCTTATGTCCCGACACAAGAAATACGATGTGTTCTACACTGGTTCTCTGAATGGACAGAACAGCAACGGAATCGCTTTCTGCAGGATCTTCTGTGCAAAGCAGTGCCTGGGAAACTGTGCTTGCTCCTTGAAGGACTGGGCTCCTTACAGCTGTCTGCACCCCCACCAAGCCTTTTTCAGTGTCAAATGAGACTTTGGGATCAGTGGTTCCAAAGCTGGGATGAGGATGAAAGAAACGAATTTTTGcgacaactggaacagcaggaccCAACCTTTGTGGCCCAGTTTTACAAGGAGGTGGCAGGAACTGCAGGCAAGGCCTAA